One genomic window of Daphnia pulex isolate KAP4 chromosome 12, ASM2113471v1 includes the following:
- the LOC124209599 gene encoding protein brambleberry-like — MKITLYLVAIILLGTGSHSSLVGWILGRDSSPFNILSSEKQFDKLMAVAKEDDKIEVSEPDESAVQARSDIPFELSVADEKFIADAQKYTDLSLSELDVCQHKLILQLKQDCNDLSEEDLSKLGVNLLNCQSRLEGRRVYPCSSSMTLRECTSDMDSDTWNAYHILSNRARSVCYGARQQQFRALTQMTVNKLMASSSQQLGFIRELKAEQEELGSLAADTLTSLTKGQEKLLEQQDFLKATQQLASQQISSTMREVSRERAAAFASQRQLASLSDSLKETLNQAAQVAMEQENDRKIAQQHLMDSLLNIEGHVGEVWNQLEESVSKLLSQQDYAAHMQSETIETLQKLNHTFQFLLSVSENSRDQLNWIQSLVVNTEKKVGKLSTWVLHVCYFLLGMLLLAFVQAPAYMRWIFLFLVPINLTMDLQQGVSMDAPALVGLLFVFSLGYRVFLFLKSRCSSGSASTTKQQEIQYRCSTPDAKSFGSVSDKSIEDLLNGCTLINDTFDGDRTPLPSPSFDKLLTHQKHKSVRSILQDTMQDDASFASNVHRRSPRRAPSSNSFRDLSPTRSVVSNVSLSQSRSGTPRRPSTPRRNCSGKCLDGSSCRNAATKDSLFCWQHAEQHK, encoded by the exons atgaaGATAACTTTATATTTAGTGGCCATAATTCTCCTAGGAACTGGTAGTCATTCTAGTTTAGTAGGTTGGATTTTAGGCAGAGACAGCTCCCCTTTTAACATTTTGAGtagtgaaaaacaatttgataagCTTATGGCTGTAGCAAAAGAAGATGATAAGATTGAAGTTTCTGAACCTGATGAGAGTGCTGTGCAAGCAAGGTCTGATATTCCATTTGAGCTGTCTGTAGCTGATGAAAAATTCATTGCCGATGCACAGAAATATACTGACCTTAGTCTGAGCGAGCTGGATGTTTGCCAGCATAAA TTAATCCTTCAATTGAAGCAAGACTGCAATGATCTCTCAGAGGAAGATTTGTCTAAGTTGGGTGTGAATCTTTTAAACTGCCAATCAAGATTGGAAGGGCGGAGAGTCTACCCATGCTCCTCTTCAATG acTTTAAGGGAATGTACTTCTGACATGGATTCCGACACCTGGAATGCCTACCATATTCTATCCAATAGAGCAAGATCAGTGTGCTACGGTGCCCGCCAACAACAGTTTAGAGCACTGACTCAAATGACAGTCAACAAACTCATGGCCAGTTCTAGTCAACAATTGGGATTCATTAGAGAGCTCAAG GCTGAGCAAGAGGAACTTGGATCTTTGGCTGCTGATACTTTAACTTCTTTGACCAAAGGTCAAGAAAAGTTGCTGGAACAACAAGACTTTCTGAAAGCTACCCAGCAGTTGGCTTCTCAACAGATAAGCAGCACAATGAGAGAAGTGtcaag GGAACGCGCGGCCGCTTTCGCAAGCCAACGCCAACTCGCTTCCTTGAGTGATTCGTTGAAGGAAACTTTGAATCAAGCTGCTCAGGTAGCAATGGAACAAGAAAACGATCGGAAGATAGCACAGCAACATCTAATGGACTCTTTATTGAACATCGAGGGACACGTTGGCGAAGTTTGGAATCAATTAG AGGAAAGTGTTAGTAAATTGCTCAGTCAGCAAGATTACGCTGCTCACATGCAGTCGGAAACGATCGAGACTTTACAAAAACTAAACCATACATTCCAGTTTTTGCTGAGTGTGTCAGAAAACAGTCGTGATCAACTCAATTGGATTCAAAGCTTAGTGGTTAATACAG agaaaaaggtgGGAAAGTTGTCGACGTGGGTGCTTCACGTTTGCTACTTTCTATTGGGGATGCTGTTGTTAG ctttcgtGCAAGCCCCGGCCTACATGCGATGGATCTTTTTGTTCTTAGTTCCTATCAATTTAACAATGGATCTACAACAAGGTGTTTCCATGGATGCGCCAGCTCTCGTAGGCCTTCTTTTTGTGTTCTCTCTGG GATATCGAGTATTTCTATTTCTGAAATCTCGATGTAGTTCTGGTTCAGCCTCAACGACCAAACAACAGGAAATCCAATATCGTTGTTCAACGCCAGATGCAAAAAGTTTTGGCTCCGTTTCAGACAAGTCTATTGAGGACCTGCTTAATGGCTGTACCTTAATCAACGACACCTTTGATGGAGATCGCACTCCCTTACCTTCTCCTTCATTTGACAAGCTTTTGACACATCAAAAACATAAAAGCGTTCGGTCGATTTTACAAGACACCATGCAAGACGACGCCAGCTTCGCAAGCAATGTTCATCGCCGCAGTCCAAGGAGGGCACCGAGTTCAAATTCGTTCAGAGACCTTTCTCCAACTCGTTCGGTGGTTTCCAACGTTTCCCTCAGCCAATCGAGAAG TGGTACTCCGCGACGACCGTCTACACCTCGTCGTAATTGCTCTGGCAAATGCTTGGATGGTTCCAGTTGCCGAAACGCTGCCACGAAAGATTCATTGTTTTGCTGGCAGCACGCAGAACAACACAAATGA
- the LOC124209598 gene encoding probable chitinase 10: MKLRKSIPVLAVAAVALFLTAATLVKADVEELMDGFGQDYANERTLAVEAEEPVVAGFNRGAVEHRPDFDDVRQQQSQFSRIQLMESLNQIKEMDQQQDQPAYDDDDRVDANRISKGIYVEEQETYPSSYQGFNGHSYQNEPPVLDELERLVDPVPIDPLSATKNGEDYKVVCYYESWAIYRDEPMTTSPADVDPFGCTHVIYSFLGLDKTSLTVTILDPDYEVVRGGFRAALALKNINPALKVMIAIGGWSEGGKQYSQMVSSPASRAKFIDSVVVFMEKWKFDGFDLDWEYPGATDRDGRWADKENFALLVEEMSAVFQPRNWLLTAAVPAATFRINEGYDVPRLAKSLDFINVMTYDLHGTWDNYADHHAPLRKRPFDSGATQNLHSDGALSYWISKGAPARKIIFGIPFYGRNFRLANPNNSKPKAPIVGAGTVGPFTKEAGFVAYFEICRWLQEGGWQELEDEAGSPYLVKGDQWIGYDTVESVLTKMDYIRSTGLGGAMIWAVGLDDIKGDCGPERPLLRAINDGLRRNGGTTSPTAAPPKPTTARPTTAATPRPTTAAPLPQPPTTVAPFVPAPTAAPTRPPPIVLPTTPAPTTSFDPSCLIKGDSFWPHPDDCGQFYRCVGATPYFFNCPSGLHFNPSILVCDWPENAQCTAKNVLNNRLTADRQVQTNKDYKVVCYYSSWAWLRRGDAEFVPENVLSSSCTHVLYAYGGLDPKTLLLKSNDIWTDISNRMYARINGLKQTNPNLKVMLVMGGWTDSGDDSYSRLVADARSRSMFAAHAAGFLQVYGFDGLHLDWQYPVCWQADCSKGPAIDRANYPIFIRELQQEFAKSNLLLGVNVASYKNLAMTAFDGAALGRSADFITVPAFDFHGSWESVTGHTAPLQGSGDSDSVEASMNYWSRQGIPAAKLILGIPLYGQSFTLAVPATTRDQAAIGVKAKGAGLPGPYTQQAGMLAYYEICNEVRQGIWSEVANDAPYAFRGTQWVGYDNVASVRRKASYIQREGFGGAMVFSIDMDDFRNTCCSEAFPLTKAIARILGIRNDPQPTPGSNCGRPPGPVTPPPLAITTGFDSGMNTRPTTAATFPSAPTTPSTPRPTRPPTRPPTQPTTRPTTRPPTRPSTRPPTQPTTRPTTRPPTPSTPRPTQQTEGPTQSDCVNGQYYPVPGDCSSFARCVNGVLKKSKCSPGLYWNADETLCDWPEKVNCVSDGQATLAPVSTPTRSTTPFVPTQGTTGMRPTPKPTTNRPPPPTVEAVVGTCQEGQYSQSGPDCSVYQWCVNGQLIEQGCQAGLHWNQQIKVCDWPANANCPFSGQSTSVVQPTAQPIASVTTPRPTRPTTTVRPTRPTTTATRPSKPSATPARPTKPSKPGEYKVICYYTNWSWYRPGEAKYAPSDVDVDLCTHILYGFATLDPTQLTMRVFDSWSDTDEYGPKLYAKVVALKKNGIKVLIALGGWNDSLGNKYSRMVNDPASRKRFIDNAIVFIEKYGFDGLDLDWEYPKCWQVDCNAGPASDKQGFAALVSELRTEFTPRGWLLSSAVSPSKTVIDNAYDVPSLSRDFDWIGVMTYDYHGHWDKKTGHVAPLSVHSEADVVYFNTNYTLNYWIKLGADPAKLILGVPLYGQSFTLENPNNNGLNAPAKGTGQAGEFTRQAGFLAYYEICKQVKNSGWTIVQDSEEAMGPYAYRGDQWVSFDDVDIIRRKSELVRTMKLGGAMIWALDLDDFRNRCGCETYPLLKTINRVLRNYPSSGEMCANSPMIYSGSDNNESSESVSIWAPISGKGTGCSNGSFRAHESECTSYYQCVNGQWAEARCPGGLLWNRSYCDWSFNTECGRTA; the protein is encoded by the exons ATGAAACTCCGGAAGAGTATTCCCGTCCTGGCTGTTGCAGCTGTGGCTCTTTTTCTCACAGCTGCGACCCTCGTGAAAGCCGATGTGGAAGAGCTGATGGATGGTTTCGGACAAGATTATGCTAATGAGCGGACGCTCGCAGTCGAGGCGGAGGAACCGGTCGTCGCCGGGTTCAACCGCGGTGCCGTCGAGCACCGGCCCGATTTTGACGACGTCCgccagcaacaatctcagttCTCTCGCATCCAATTGATGGAGAGtctcaatcaaatcaaagaaatggacCAGCAGCAGGACCAGCCGGCGTATGATGACGATGATCGAGTCGATGCCAACCGAATAAGCAAAGGAATTTACGTGGAAGAACAAGAGACCTATCCGAGCAGCTATCAAGGATTCAATGGTCACTCGTACCAAAACGAGCCGCCCGTGCTGGACGAATTGGAGCGACTCGTCGATCCGGTGCCAATCGATCCGTTATCAGCCACTAAAAATG GAGAGGATTACAAGGTCGTGTGCTACTATGAATCGTGGGCCATCTACCGTGACGAGCCGATGACGACCAGTCCCGCCGATGTCGATCCTTTCGGCTGCACTCACGTCATCTATTCATTCCTCGGCTTGGACAAGACGTCGCTCACCGTCACCATTCTCGACCCGGATTACGAAGTCGTCAGAG GTGGTTTTAGAGCTGCGCTGGCCCTTAAAAACATCAACCCCGCTCTCAAAGTGATGATAGCCATCGGTGGGTGGAGCGAAGGAGGTAAACAGTACTCCCAGATGGTGTCCAGCCCGGCCAGCCGAGCAAAGTTTATCGATTCCGTCGTCGTTTTCATGGAAAAGTGGAAGTTTGACGGCTTCGACCTCGACTGGGAATATCCAG GTGCCACGGATCGCGATGGCAGATGGGCCGACAAAGAGAATTTCGCCCTGTTGGTGGAAGAAATGTCAGCCGTGTTCCAACCGCGCAATTGGCTTCTGACGGCTGCCGTGCCAGCCGCCACCTTCCGCATTAACGAAGGCTACGATGTGCCTCGTCTTGCCAAATCGCTGGATTTTATCAACGTCATGACGTACGACTTGCACGGCACGTGGGATAACTACGCCGATCATCACGCCCCGCTACGGAAACGTCCTTTCGATTCCGGCGCGACGCAGAACCTTCACTCGGACGGAGCGCTGTCTTACTGGATCTCCAAAGGCGCTCCGGCGAGGAAAATCATTTTCGGCATCCCGTTTTACGGACGCAATTTCAGACTGGCCAACCCAAACAATTCAAAGCCCAAGGCACCCATCGTCGGTGCCGGAACTGTCGGTCCCTTCACCAAAGAGGCCGGATTCGTGGCTTACTTTGAGATCTGCAGGTGGCTACAAGAAGGAGGATGGCAGGAGCTGGAAGACGAAGCCGGAAGCCCCTACCTCGTCAAGGGAGATCAATGGATCGGCTACGACACGGTGGAATCCGTTTTAACTAAAATGGATTACATCAGAAGTACCGGCCTGGGCGGAGCCATGATTTGGGCTGTTGGATTGGACGACATTAAAGGCGACTGCGGTCCTGAAAGGCCTTTACTTCGGGCCATCAACGATGGATTACGTCGAAACGGAGGCACTACATCACCGACGGCAGCTCCACCCAAACCCACAACGGCTCGTCCGACCACGGCTGCTACTCCCCGGCCCACGACGGCCGCTCCTCTTCCTCAGCCGCCTACTACAGTGGCTCCATTTGTGCCAGCACCTACTGCTGCTCCCACACGACCTCCACCTATCGTTCTTCCGACCACACCTGCCCCTACTACATCGTTCGATCCCAGCTGTCTGATCAAAGGCGACAGCTTTTGGCCCCACCCGGATGATTGCGGTCAGTTCTACCGTTGCGTGGGTGCAACACCTTACTTCTTCAACTGCCCGAGCGGCCTGCACTTCAATCCCAGCATCTTGGTCTGCGATTGGCCCGAAAACGCTCAATGCACCGCAAAAAACGTGTTAAACAACAGGCTGACCG CCGACCGCCAAGTCCAAACGAACAAGGACTACAAAGTCGTTTGCTACTACAGTAGCTGGGCGTGGCTGAGACGTGGCGATGCTGAATTCGTTCCGGAAAATGTCCTGTCATCCAGCTGCACGCATGTTTTGTACGCCTATGGTGGACTGGATCCCAAAACTTTGCTCCTCAAAAGTAACGACATCTGGACAGACATCAGCAACA GAATGTACGCCCGAATCAATGGACTGAAACAAACGAATCCCAATCTCAAAGTCATGTTGGTGATGGGCGGATGGACCGACTCTGGGGACGACTCTTACAGCCGACTCGTGGCCGACGCCAGGTCACGTTCCATGTTCGCCGCTCACGCTGCGGGTTTCCTCCAAGTTTACGGTTTCGACGGTTTGCACCTCGACTGGCAATACCCGGTGTGTTGGCAAGCCGATTGCTCCAAGGGGCCGGCTATCGACCGGGCCAACTATCCTATTTTTATCAGGGAATTGCAACAAGAATTCGCCAAAAGCAATCTGTTGCTGGGCGTGAATGTGGCCAGCTATAAGAATCTGGCTATGACGGCGTTCGACGGAGCCGCCCTTGGACGATCCGCGGATTTTATCACCGTGCCGGCCTTCGATTTCCACGGCAGCTGGGAAAGTGTGACAGGACACACGGCTCCGCTGCAAGGGAGTGGCGATTCAGACAGTGTCGAGGCCAGCATGAACTACTGGAGTCGCCAGGGCATTCCAGCAGCCAAGCTCATCTTGGGTATTCCACTTTACGGTCAGAGTTTCACCTTGGCCGTTCCAGCTACGACAAGAGATCAAGCGGCCATTGGCGTCAAAGCCAAAGGAGCTGGTCTACCTGGTCCTTATACCCAACAAGCTGGTATGCTGGCCTACTACGAGATTTGCAATGAAg TGCGCCAGGGAATTTGGTCTGAAGTGGCCAACGATGCTCCTTACGCTTTCCGGGGTACCCAATGGGTCGGTTACGACAACGTCGCTTCCGTCCGCCGCAAAGCCAGTTACATCCAGCGCGAAGGATTCGGTGGAGCTATGGTCTTCTCTATCGACATGGACGATTTTAGGAACACCTGCTGCTCAGAAGCTTTCCCGCTGACTAAAGCTATTGCCAGAATACTTGGCATCCGCAATGACCCGCAACCAACGCCTGGAAGCAATTGTGGACGCCCACCAGGGCCCGTCACTCCTCCACCGCTGGCCATCACTACTGGCTTTGATTCGGGAATGAATACGAGACCCACCACTGCGGCCACATTTCCAAGTG CCCCAACTACACCATCGACTCCAAGGCCAACTCGCCCACCAACTCGCCCGCCCACACAGCCAACAACTCGACCAACAACTCGACCGCCAACACGACCTAGTACTCGACCTCCGACCCAGCCAACAACTCGCCCAACAACTCGCCCACCAACACCATCGACTCCAAGACCCACTCAGCAGACCGAGGGACCAACTCAATCAGACTGTGTCAACGGCCAGTATTACCCGGTACCTGGCGATTGTTCGTCATTTGCCAGATGCGTTAATGGAGTTCTGAAAAAGAGCAAATGTTCTCCTGGGTTGTACTGGAATGCCGACGAAACTCTTTGTGACTGGCCAGAAAAAGTCAATTGCGTTTCAGATGGACAAG CTACCCTAGCACCGGTTTCAACCCCAACCAGATCGACGACACCTTTTGTCCCGACGCAAGGAACTACTGGCATGAGGCCTACACCCAAACCTACAACCAAtcgcccaccaccaccgacaGTTGAAGCGGTTGTAGGGACGTGCCAAGAGGGTCAATACAGTCAAAGTGGGCCGGATTGCTCCGTGTATCAATGGTGCGTCAATGGCCAGTTGATAGAACAAGGCTGCCAAGCGGGATTGCACTGGAATCAACAAATCAAAGTTTGCGATTGGCCGGCCAACGCAAACTGTCCCTTCAGTGGCc aatcgacttCAGTAGTCCAGCCAACGGCCCAACCCATCGCTTCCGTCACCACACCCAGACCGAcaagaccaacaacaacagtcagGCCAACAAGACCGACAACAACAGCGACTAGACCATCCAAGCCATCAGCTACGCCCGCAAGACCTACTAAACCCTCAAAACCGG GCGAGTACAAGGTGATTTGTTACTACACCAATTGGTCGTGGTATCGACCTGGTGAAGCCAAATATGCCCCAAGCGACGTCGATGTCGACTTGTGCACTCACATCCTTTACGGATTCGCAACGCTGGACCCCACTCAATTGACGATGCGGGTCTTTGACTCCTGGTCGGACACGGACGAATACGGACCGAAACTCTACGCCAAAGTGGTGGCTctcaagaaaaatggaatcaaagtACTTATCGCTCTGGGCGGCTGGAAcgactcactgggcaacaagtACAGTCGCATGGTCAATGATCCTGCATCCAGGAAAAGATTCATTGACAATGCCATTGTTTTCATTGAGAAATACGGATTCGACGGGCTCGATCTTGATTGGGAATACCCCAAATGTTGGCAG GTGGACTGTAACGCCGGCCCGGCATCGGATAAACAAGGTTTCGCTGCTTTAGTAAGCGAATTGAGGACTGAATTTACTCCGCGCGGTTGGCTTCTATCTTCAGCCGTTTCGCCATCCAAGACTGTCATCGACAACGCATACGACGTGCCATCTTTGTCGCGCGACTTCGACTGGATCGGAGTCATGACTTACGATTACCACGGCCATTGGGATAAGAAGACGGGTCACGTTGCTCCGCTCAGCGTCCATTCAGAAGCCGATGTGGTTTACTTCAACACAAACTACACGCTCAATTATTGGATCAAACTGGGAGCCGATCCGGCTAAACTCATCCTCGGTGTTCCCCTTTACGGACAGTCTTTCACGCTGGAAAATCCCAACAATAACGGACTGAACGCTCCGGCTAAAGGAACTGGACAAGCCGGAGAATTTACTCGACAAGCTGGATTCCTTGCCTATTACGAG ATTTGCAAACAAGTCAAGAATAGTGGATGGACAATTGTGCAAGATTCTGAGGAGGCCATGGGACCGTACGCCTATCGCGGTGACCAATGGGTTTCATTTGACGATGTGGACATAATTCGTCGAAAATCCGAACTTGTACGCACAATGAAACTCGGCGGCGCTATGATCTGGGCGCTGGATTTGGATGACTTCCGCAATCGGTGCGGATGTGAGACATATCCGTTGCTCAAGACTATCAACCGCGTGCTGCGCAATTATCCATCATCGGGCGAAATGTGCGCCAATTCCCCAATGATTT ATAGCGGAAGTGACAACAATGAAAGCTCGGAAAGTGTGAGTATTTGGGCTCCCATTTCCGGTAAAGGAACTGGTTGCTCCAACGGATCATTCCGTGCTCACGAGTCCGAGTGCACTAGCTACTACCAGTGCGTGAATGGACAATGGGCTGAAGCCAGATGTCCGGGTGGATTATTATGGAATAGG AGCTACTGCGATTGGTCTTTCAATACGGAATGCGGTCGGACGGCTTAA